In Brassica rapa cultivar Chiifu-401-42 chromosome A06, CAAS_Brap_v3.01, whole genome shotgun sequence, a single window of DNA contains:
- the LOC103827972 gene encoding RING-H2 finger protein ATL16 — MDLSARRNILRDLNFTPPPPPPPPMTVFHRVSSTGTNFPIIAVAVIGILATAFLLVSYYVFVIKCCLNWHRIDILGRFSLSRRQRNDHGGPIRLYSPRIKRGLDESVIRAIPILKFKKRREGEENTCQECSVCLNEFQEEEKLRIIPHCSHLFHIDCIDIWLQNNANCPLCRTRVSCGTSFPPDPVSAPSTSPDNAVLGSDTGENEYVVIELGDSISSDRDSPRSGRIRVVQERSNSSHLLNQSSISQSPRKLNRGEFQRKGRKLHKVTSMGDECIDIRRDKDEQFGSVQPIRRSISMDSSADRQLYLAVQEAIIIRKNQEIPVVGEGAGECSSSSNKMKRSFFSFGSSRRSRSSSILPLYFEP; from the coding sequence ATGGATCTATCAGCTCGTCGTAATATCCTCCGGGATCTGAACTTTACTCCGccgccgccaccaccaccaccaatgACTGTTTTCCACCGTGTGAGCTCGACGGGGACGAACTTTCCGATCATAGCCGTCGCCGTGATTGGAATCTTAGCCACAGCTTTCTTACTTGTAAGCTATTACGTTTTCGTTATCAAATGCTGTCTGAACTGGCATCGAATCGACATTCTTGGTAGATTCTCACTATCCCGACGTCAACGCAACGACCATGGTGGTCCTATAAGGCTTTACTCTCCGAGGATAAAACGCGGTCTCGATGAATCCGTCATTAGAGCAATCCCTATTTTAAAGTTCAAGAAGAggagagaaggagaagagaatACTTGTCAAGAATGCTCGGTTTGTTTGAATGAGtttcaagaagaggagaagctgAGGATTATCCCACACTGTAGTCATTTGTTTCATATCGACTGCATCGATATTTGGCTTCAGAACAATGCCAATTGCCCTTTGTGTAGAACTAGGGTTTCTTGCGGCACAAGTTTCCCTCCCGATCCGGTTTCTGCTCCAAGTACTTCCCCAGATAATGCGGTATTGGGGTCAGACACCGGCGAAAATGAGTATGTTGTCATCGAGCTAGGTGATAGCATCAGTAGTGACAGAGATAGTCCAAGAAGCGGAAGGATACGTGTGGTACAAGAAAGATCGAATTCAAGTCACCTACTGAACCAAAGTTCGATCAGCCAATCTCCTAGGAAGCTTAACAGAGGAGAGTTTCAGAGAAAAGGAAGAAAGCTTCACAAAGTCACCAGTATGGGAGACGAATGTATCGACATTAGAAGAGACAAAGATGAGCAGTTTGGTAGTGTTCAACCCATCAGAAGATCGATCTCGATGGATTCGTCTGCAGATAGACAGCTGTATCTGGCTGTTCAAGAGGCGATTATTATCCGGAAAAATCAGGAAATTCCGGTGGTCGGAGAAGGAGCTGGAGAGTGTAGCAGTAGTAGCAACAAAATGAAGAGATCCTTCTTCTCTTTTGGGAGTAGTAGACGTTCTAGAAGTTCTTCCATATTGCCTCTTTATTTTGAACCCTAA
- the LOC103827973 gene encoding uncharacterized protein LOC103827973: protein MASSTTALLGPPSVVAAVETPIMKPVTTPVSTDQNLISKTAALALEERPPMGLTENLSPTFLSSGSPCLDFFFHIVPDTPPNDLVQRLAVSWSHDPLTTLKLVCHLRGVRGTGKSDKEGFYTAALWLYENHPKTLALNLPSLVDFGYFKDLPEILHRILEGPQEVEVEERGTKRVWRKRNQSQFKRTRETRSKVLEDRILEDAEELGAHVDKTKARALRKHREFEKAKKALERYNSDANYRLLFDCIADLFSGLLKTDLECLNANELYKISLAAKWCPSVDSSYDKTTLICEAIARKMFSRDEYEGVEESHYAYRIRDRLRKQVLVPLRKALALPEVSMSAKEWNHLKYNRVASVAMTNYKRLFEKHDSERFREFLEDVKSGKKKMAAGALLPHEIISQLSEDEVGAEVAELQWARMVEDVAKKGKMKNSLAVCDVSGSMAGVPMEVCVALGLLVSELNEEPWKGKVITFSENPQLHLVTGSSLREKTEFVREMDWGMNTDFQKVFDRILEVAVENNLTNDQMIKRLFVFSDMEFDSAVQTEDSDYYSSPYEEQSKKKWETDYEVVQRKYKENGFENVPEIVFWNLRDSSATPVAAKQKGVALVSGFSKNLLNLFLEEGGIVNPEDVMWLAIKGEEYKKLVVHD from the coding sequence ATGGCTTCTTCCACTACAGCCCTTCTAGGTCCACCTTCCGTCGTCGCCGCCGTGGAGACTCCGATCATGAAACCTGTCACCACCCCTGTTTCTACCGACCAAAATCTGATCTCCAAGACCGCCGCACTAGCCCTCGAGGAACGCCCACCGATGGGTCTGACTGAAAACTTGTCGCCTACGTTTCTCTCCTCGGGCAGCCCCTGCCTCGATTTCTTCTTCCATATCGTGCCCGACACGCCTCCCAACGATCTTGTCCAACGCTTAGCGGTTTCCTGGTCCCACGACCCGTTGACCACTTTGAAACTCGTCTGCCACCTCCGAGGAGTTCGAGGCACTGGCAAGTCAGACAAAGAAGGGTTTTACACAGCAGCCTTGTGGCTTTACGAGAATCACCCCAAAACCCTAGCTTTGAATCTCCCGTCTCTCGTCGATTTCGGATACTTCAAAGACTTGCCTGAGATTCTGCACCGGATCCTTGAAGGTCCGCAGGAGGTGGAGGTGGAGGAGAGAGGGACGAAACGGGTGTGGAGGAAGAGGAACCAGAGCCAGTTCAAGCGGACGAGAGAGACTCGCTCCAAGGTTTTGGAAGATAGGATTCTTGAAGACGCCGAGGAGCTTGGTGCTCATGTAGATAAAACAAAGGCTAGAGCGTTGAGGAAACATAGAGAGTTCGAGAAGGCTAAAAAAGCTTTAGAGAGGTATAACTCTGATGCTAACTACAGATTACTGTTTGATTGCATTGCGGATTTGTTTTCCGGTTTATTGAAAACCGATCTGGAGTGTCTGAATGCTAATGAGCTGTATAAGATTAGTCTAGCTGCTAAGTGGTGCCCTTCCGTTGACTCTTCGTACGACAAGACTACATTGATATGTGAGGCAATCGCTAGAAAGATGTTCTCTAGAGATGAGTACGAAGGTGTAGAAGAGTCGCATTATGCGTATAGGATCAGAGATAGGCTGAGGAAACAAGTTCTTGTTCCGTTGCGTAAAGCGCTCGCACTGCCTGAGGTGTCTATGAGTGCAAAGGAGTGGAACCATTTGAAGTACAATAGAGTTGCTTCGGTTGCTATGACCAACTACAAGAGGCTCTTTGAGAAGCATGATAGCGAGAGGTTTAGGGAGTTTCTGGAGGATGTGAAGTCcgggaagaagaagatggcggCTGGCGCGTTGCTTCCTCACGAGATAATCAGTCAGCTGAGCGAGGATGAAGTTGGGGCGGAAGTTGCAGAGCTTCAGTGGGCGAGAATGGTGGAAGATGTTGCCAAGAAGGGGAAGATGAAGAACTCGTTGGCGGTCTGTGATGTGTCCGGGAGCATGGCGGGTGTACCTATGGAGGTTTGCGTGGCGCTTGGGTTGTTGGTTTCGGAGCTTAATGAAGAGCCGTGGAAAGGGAAGGTGATCACCTTTAGCGAAAACCCGCAGCTTCATCTAGTCACTGGCTCAAGTCTGAGAGAGAAGACTGAGTTTGTCAGAGAAATGGATTGGGGGATGAACACGGATTTTCAGAAGGTGTTTGATCGGATCCTAGAGGTTGCAGTTGAGAATAACTTAACCAATGACCAGATGATCAAGCGGCTGTTTGTGTTCAGCGACATGGAGTTCGACAGTGCAGTGCAAACAGAAGACAGTGATTATTACTCTTCTCCTTACGAGGAACAGTCCAAGAAGAAATGGGAGACAGATTATGAGGTGGTTCAGAGGAAGTATAAGGAGAATGGTTTTGAGAATGTTCCAGAAATTGTATTTTGGAACCTAAGAGACTCGTCGGCGACACCAGTGGCTGCTAAGCAGAAAGGAGTAGCTTTGGTTAGCGGGTTTTCAAAGAATCTACTGAATCTGTTTCTTGAGGAAGGTGGGATTGTGAATCCTGAAGATGTCATGTGGCTAGCCATTAAAGGTGAGGAGTACAAGAAGCTTGTTGTTCATGACTAA